In the uncultured Methanobrevibacter sp. genome, one interval contains:
- a CDS encoding RNA-guided endonuclease TnpB family protein, whose translation MVDVKKGIKVKIYPTREQKDMFHRNFGCCRKAHNVVLDKYNKMHSKDSNLRPTFTFLNKLLNEAKKEFPYLEDVESTSLQQEIRDLATSFDNFFKNPSHFNKPHFHKKKTSKLSFRQTIRQDIRIIQKNKMVLRKYGKVKFHTSQEYFQILNDKNTKFNNVTISFDGIDYFATFNIDFAEEEWELTGKNVGCDINSNVNGWLVTSDEEKEYFDIDHENQMVKLINRIMAKCTNGSKKWKKQKIRLLKWYHQRSNKLDDYIEKLSTEMVKKYDTIVFEKNYSKIKILIGGEQNMVFPLTKFITKLQDKFARHKPQAEGVVFVDAKYTSKKCHFCANINHELDVKTRKWKCPNCGKTLDRDINAAINILNRWDYGNSLENAK comes from the coding sequence ATGGTGGATGTTAAAAAGGGAATTAAGGTTAAGATTTATCCTACTCGGGAGCAGAAGGATATGTTTCATAGGAATTTTGGTTGCTGTCGCAAGGCCCATAATGTCGTTCTTGACAAATACAATAAAATGCACAGTAAAGATTCCAACCTAAGACCCACATTTACTTTCTTAAATAAACTACTAAATGAAGCCAAGAAGGAATTTCCTTATTTGGAGGATGTAGAATCAACAAGTCTCCAACAGGAAATAAGAGACTTGGCTACATCATTTGATAATTTCTTTAAAAATCCATCACACTTCAATAAACCCCATTTTCACAAAAAGAAAACAAGTAAACTATCATTCAGACAAACAATAAGACAAGACATTAGAATCATCCAAAAAAATAAAATGGTTCTGAGAAAATATGGCAAAGTAAAATTCCACACAAGCCAGGAATACTTCCAAATACTAAACGACAAAAATACAAAATTCAACAATGTAACAATCTCCTTTGATGGAATAGACTACTTTGCAACATTCAACATTGATTTTGCTGAAGAAGAATGGGAACTAACAGGTAAAAATGTAGGTTGTGATATTAATTCAAATGTAAACGGCTGGCTGGTCACAAGCGATGAGGAAAAGGAATACTTTGACATTGACCATGAAAACCAAATGGTCAAATTAATCAACCGGATAATGGCCAAATGCACAAATGGAAGCAAAAAATGGAAAAAACAGAAAATCAGACTATTAAAATGGTATCATCAACGATCCAATAAACTTGACGACTATATAGAGAAACTTTCAACAGAAATGGTCAAAAAATATGATACCATAGTATTTGAGAAAAATTACTCAAAAATTAAAATATTGATTGGTGGCGAGCAAAACATGGTGTTTCCACTCACAAAATTCATAACTAAACTACAAGACAAATTCGCTAGGCACAAACCTCAAGCAGAAGGTGTAGTATTTGTAGATGCAAAATATACCAGTAAAAAATGTCATTTTTGCGCAAACATCAACCATGAATTAGATGTGAAAACACGAAAATGGAAATGTCCAAACTGCGGTAAAACACTAGACCGTGACATTAACGCCGCCATTAATATTTTGAACCGGTGGGACTACGGGAATAGCCTAGAAAACGCCAAATAA